In one Methanobrevibacter arboriphilus genomic region, the following are encoded:
- a CDS encoding translation initiation factor IF-5A, translating to MSKKVVEVKTLKVGKYVVLDGEASKITSLSTSSPGKHGAAKARLEAVGIFDNQKRSIVKPVDTKIDIPIIDKRVGQVLSIMGSDVQLMDMENYETLELPIPEEIRDQIVEGAEVDYITALGNMKIMRVK from the coding sequence ATGTCAAAGAAAGTTGTTGAAGTGAAAACTTTAAAAGTAGGAAAATATGTAGTATTAGATGGAGAAGCTTCTAAAATAACCAGTTTATCAACTTCATCTCCTGGAAAACACGGAGCAGCTAAAGCAAGACTTGAAGCTGTTGGTATTTTTGATAACCAAAAAAGAAGTATTGTTAAACCAGTAGATACTAAAATTGATATTCCAATTATTGACAAAAGAGTTGGACAAGTATTATCTATCATGGGTAGCGATGTTCAATTAATGGATATGGAAAATTATGAAACTCTCGAACTTCCTATACCTGAAGAAATAAGAGATCAGATTGTTGAAGGTGCAGAAGTAGATTATATCACTGCATTAGGAAACATGAAAATAATGAGAGTTAAATAG
- a CDS encoding bifunctional NADP phosphatase/NAD kinase, producing MNRKDIDLCENISNKIIENVEKKIKEHVGNNKSGEFVKMGADGTPTSFIDLIAEKEVIKVLKNTDFTSILISEEIGELKIGNGSVKNINVSDELKRVYDSKNNSNLNNSGLDNFDLDNPRFIFLVDPLDGTSNAIKNISAYGISIAVALVNKEYVSLDDIELGFIKNFASGDYYHAVKGKGAWLNNKKMTPNSETNINNLSIGAFVKNNSYGVFNLIKKVRRMRILGSVVLELAYIANGKYDVFIDMRGSRIIDIAASMLIANESGAVITDENGNKLKKRLSISEKAIVIGSSNPKLHKKIINTINNNKSFDIKRVGIVSRLDKIEAVLFSAKLIQFLDSNNIDISIENSLAKKLSGLNMDESTLEDNIAKISKYDEGIANELHGLIFKDDYYIYATDIKEFDVDMVITLGGDGTLLRGQTKLSNSEIPILGINLGTVGFLTELDIENSFKKIDTILKGEYFKEKRTQLKVSHGKELFTALNEVVIMTEKPAKMLNFEVRVDGEIVEEFRADGLILSTPSGSTAYSMSAGGPIVDPKVGAFIIIPICPYKLGLRPFVVSDKSEIKVKLLKKGKKAVLVMDGQVSQEIDDSEELRFVRSENDVCFIRTTDKYFYQKVKEKLTEGGSGSDRVCF from the coding sequence ATGAATAGAAAAGACATTGATTTATGTGAAAATATTTCCAATAAGATAATTGAAAATGTTGAAAAAAAGATTAAGGAGCATGTTGGAAATAATAAATCTGGTGAATTTGTTAAAATGGGTGCTGATGGAACACCTACTTCTTTCATTGATTTAATTGCTGAAAAAGAGGTTATAAAAGTATTAAAAAATACTGATTTCACTTCTATTTTAATTAGTGAAGAAATAGGAGAATTAAAAATTGGTAATGGTAGTGTAAAGAATATTAATGTATCTGATGAATTAAAAAGAGTTTATGATTCTAAAAATAATTCTAATTTAAATAATTCAGGTTTAGATAACTTTGATCTAGATAATCCTAGATTTATATTTCTAGTTGATCCACTTGATGGAACAAGTAATGCTATAAAAAATATATCTGCTTATGGAATATCTATAGCTGTTGCTCTGGTTAATAAGGAATATGTTTCTCTCGATGATATTGAGCTAGGTTTTATTAAAAATTTTGCTAGTGGAGATTATTACCATGCAGTTAAAGGAAAGGGGGCTTGGCTAAACAATAAAAAAATGACTCCCAATTCTGAAACTAATATTAATAATTTATCCATAGGGGCTTTTGTTAAAAATAATAGTTATGGAGTTTTTAATCTAATAAAAAAAGTAAGAAGGATGAGGATTTTAGGGTCTGTTGTTTTAGAATTAGCTTATATAGCCAATGGTAAATATGATGTTTTTATTGATATGAGGGGAAGTAGGATAATAGATATAGCTGCTTCAATGCTGATAGCTAATGAATCTGGTGCGGTTATCACTGATGAAAATGGAAATAAATTAAAAAAGAGATTAAGTATATCTGAAAAAGCTATTGTCATTGGTTCAAGTAATCCTAAACTACATAAAAAGATAATAAACACTATAAACAATAATAAATCATTTGATATTAAAAGAGTTGGAATTGTAAGTAGGTTAGATAAAATTGAAGCTGTTTTATTTTCAGCTAAACTTATACAATTTTTAGATAGTAATAATATAGATATATCTATTGAAAATTCACTAGCTAAAAAATTATCCGGGCTCAATATGGATGAATCTACTCTTGAGGATAATATAGCTAAAATTTCTAAATATGATGAAGGTATAGCTAATGAATTACATGGTTTAATTTTTAAAGATGATTATTATATATATGCAACAGATATTAAAGAATTTGATGTTGACATGGTAATAACACTTGGTGGTGATGGAACTCTTTTAAGAGGTCAAACTAAGCTAAGTAATAGTGAAATTCCTATTTTAGGGATAAATTTAGGGACTGTTGGATTTTTAACAGAATTAGATATTGAAAATTCTTTTAAAAAGATTGATACTATTCTTAAAGGTGAATATTTTAAGGAAAAAAGGACTCAACTGAAAGTTTCTCATGGAAAAGAGCTTTTTACAGCATTAAATGAAGTTGTGATAATGACTGAAAAACCAGCTAAAATGTTAAATTTTGAAGTTAGAGTGGATGGTGAGATTGTAGAGGAATTTAGAGCTGATGGACTTATACTCTCTACTCCTAGTGGTTCAACTGCTTATTCTATGTCTGCAGGAGGTCCTATCGTAGATCCAAAAGTAGGGGCTTTTATTATAATTCCAATATGTCCATATAAATTAGGTTTAAGGCCATTTGTTGTTTCTGATAAAAGTGAGATTAAAGTTAAACTTCTTAAAAAAGGTAAAAAAGCTGTTCTTGTTATGGATGGTCAAGTTAGCCAAGAAATTGATGATTCTGAAGAATTAAGATTTGTAAGATCTGAAAATGATGTTTGTTTTATCAGAACAACTGATAAATACTTCTATCAAAAAGTTAAAGAAAAGCTAACTGAAGGTGGGTCAGGTTCAGATAGAGTTTGTTTTTAG
- a CDS encoding histone-like protein translates to MTDLPKATVKRMIKEVNDELLISNDGLNQIIEETTEFIKKLTEESFKSAKSNKRKTIKTKDITNAKKHFYYIS, encoded by the coding sequence ATGACAGATTTACCAAAAGCAACTGTAAAACGAATGATAAAAGAAGTAAATGATGAATTATTAATAAGTAATGATGGACTTAATCAGATTATAGAAGAAACAACAGAATTTATTAAAAAATTAACAGAAGAATCCTTTAAAAGTGCTAAGTCTAACAAGCGAAAAACTATTAAAACAAAGGATATTACTAATGCTAAAAAGCATTTTTACTATATAAGTTAA
- a CDS encoding pyruvoyl-dependent arginine decarboxylase, whose amino-acid sequence MKVAIVSGKAEGPTKLNSFDNALIEAGIGDVNLIKVSSMLEKETQLCLLPKLKAGAMVNCVLATISSDKKGDLISSAIAIAIGDNLGCVVENSGINKSPEEIRKEAKEMVTYMMDIRNETINELIIEEINHTVDELGTVVASVVYLNDEVIDNN is encoded by the coding sequence ATGAAGGTTGCTATTGTATCTGGAAAGGCAGAAGGTCCAACTAAACTTAATTCATTTGATAATGCGTTAATTGAAGCAGGTATAGGGGATGTTAATTTAATTAAGGTTTCTAGCATGTTAGAAAAAGAAACTCAATTATGTCTACTTCCAAAATTAAAAGCAGGAGCTATGGTTAATTGTGTATTAGCTACAATAAGCTCAGATAAAAAAGGAGATTTAATTTCTTCTGCTATAGCTATAGCTATTGGAGATAATCTTGGTTGTGTTGTTGAAAATTCAGGGATTAATAAATCTCCTGAAGAGATTAGGAAAGAAGCTAAAGAAATGGTTACTTATATGATGGATATTCGTAATGAAACAATCAATGAATTAATTATAGAAGAAATTAATCATACTGTTGATGAATTAGGTACTGTTGTTGCTTCAGTTGTTTATTTAAACGATGAAGTTATTGATAATAATTAA
- a CDS encoding DUF6364 family protein produces MKTKNRTTLFIDSEIIDTIKQIAINKNTTQTKIINDYLKQGIEKEPQKNKSKLKFIVKPDPNKNIDDVISSIEAPKEFDPVEAVKEIRTRKG; encoded by the coding sequence ATGAAAACCAAAAATAGAACCACATTATTTATAGATTCTGAAATAATAGATACAATCAAACAAATAGCTATTAATAAAAATACCACACAAACAAAGATAATTAATGATTATTTAAAACAAGGAATAGAAAAAGAACCACAAAAAAACAAATCTAAACTTAAATTCATAGTAAAACCAGACCCTAATAAAAATATTGATGATGTAATAAGTAGTATTGAAGCACCAAAGGAATTTGATCCAGTAGAAGCAGTAAAAGAAATAAGAACAAGAAAA